ggagggatgaccagggatgttcttttgataagtgtgtgatttttgaccatttttacattcaaaatgtaacaagtacttttgggtgtcagggaaaatgtatggagtaaaaagtacattattttcttcaggaatgtagtgaagcaAAAGTagacaaaaatataaaatagtaaaatacagataccccaaaaaacgacttaattAAAAATACATTAAAGTACTACTTACGTACTTCACACCACTGCAAGTAATACAGGTCCAAGACAGATGATGCATGTATCAACAGTCCAGACCCCAAAAATAATCTTGGTTAAGAGCGCCAGCACACCAAACTATCAAGTTTGACCTACTTGTGATGCTGTAGGTCTATGAGTCTATGaatggtgcattcggaaagtattcagaccccttgactttttccacattttgttacattacagccttattctaaaattagtTTGTTATTTTTGatccaatctacacacaatgccccaaaatggcaaagcaaaaacaggatttatAAAtgtgctaatttattacaaataaaagataccttaaaatttacataagaattcagactaTTTGCTATAAAATTcttaaattgagctcaggtgcatcctgtttcgtTTGATAAACGAgagaaaaacaattgaatacattttataaggctgtaacgtaacaaaatgtggaaaaagtcaaggggtatgaatgcaCTGTGTGTTTATGAGTCTATATTTGATGCAGGTGGAATGTGAACAGGAGCCAAGTGTTCAAGCGTGAATTATATTTGGTCTAAAGAAACAAAAATCGTATAACAAAAAAATTCCTTTTGAATGACATTTATTTAAATAGGACATTTTGTTTGTAAGAATGGTTATAATACATGAAAGCAACTCTGTGTCTGAACTTCCCGTTTCACAGAAAGTATCAGAAACAAAGAGATAAAAAATAGTATTTTCAGATGATTCACACTTTGGTGAAAGAGAAGTCTTTGTTTCCGTCTTGTCAGCCACATCAATGTCAAATGCCGGACTCTCGTCTTTCTCGAGGGCTACAGTGCATTGAGAAATGTATTCCAACAAACACTGGACTGAGGACAGCACTGTGACTAGTCCACTTCTCTGGGCTCCGGGTTTGTCTCGTTTTGGACCTCATAAAGCTCCTATAAAACTGGAAAGTGTTATCAAGGTAAAATGGCATCATGTTACCATGTTGGTACAACCCAGGCTGCTTTCCAAATGACAACCTACCTCCTATAGGTGCTCCACTCCCCATTGgtctgtggtcaaaagtagtgcactatatatagggaatagggtggcatttcagACTAGCAACCAGTGTAAACGCCACTCTCATAGTCTAGATGCCAAAGCTTTACAACAACAGACATCTCAAAAACATCAGCGCTGCTTTATGCTCAGtccttatatatatattttttaaatgcagtTGGTCGGACAAGACTCGTTCCTTAAAGCCCACGAAGCAGTTTGTATAGCTCAACTGGATGGTGCTATCGAAAACAATACTCCTTTACACAACAGATAAAGAAAGGAGGCGGGGGGGTTATGGGGTACGTCTTGTCAGCCAGGTCTGTCACAGTTCCTACTTCTTTAGGGGACTAGGACCAGGTCATGTAGTCATGCTGACTGACTCAAGTTTAAAACAGCCCTTTAATGGAATTACATACCGCCTGCCAGGTTACCACGGTGCCCTACCGTCTCCCAGGTTACCACGGTGCCCTACCGCCAGCCAGGTTACCACGGTGCCCTACCGCCTGCCAGGTTACCAAGGTGCCCTACCGCCTGCCAGGTTACCAAGGTGCCCTACCGCCTGCCAGGTTACCAAGGTGCCCTACCGCCTCCCAGGTTACCAAGGTGCCCTACCGCCTGCCAGGTTACCAAGGTGCCCTACCGCCTGCCAGGTTACCAAGGTGCCCTACCGCCTGCCAGGTTACCACGGTGCCCTACCGCCTCCCAGGTTACCAAGGTGCCCTACCGCCTCCCAGGTTACCAAGGTGCCCTACCGCCTGCCAGGTTACCAAGGTGCCCTACCGCCTCCCAGGTTACCAGGGTGCCCTACCGCCTCCCAGGTTACCAGGGTGCCCTACCGCCTCCCAGGTTACCAAGGTGCCCTACCGCCTCCCAGGTTACCAAGGTGCCCTACCGCCTGCCAGGTTACCAAGGTGCCCTACCGCCTGCCAGGTTACCAAGGTGCCCTACCGCCTGCCAGGTTACCAAGGTGCCCTACCGCCTGCCAGGTTACCAAGGTGCCCTACCGCCTCCCAGGTTACCAAGGTGCCCTACCGCCTCCCAGGTTACCAGGGTGCCCTACCGCCTCCCAGGTTACCAGGGTGCCCTACCGCCTCCCAGGTTACCAAGGTGCCCTACCGCCTCCCAGGTTACCAGGGTGCCTGCCCCTACCGCCTCCCAGGTTACCAAGGTGCCCTACCGCCTCCCAGGTTACCAGGGTGCCCTACCGCCTCCCAGGTTACCAAGGTGCCCTACCGCCTCCCAGGTTACCAGGGTGCCCTACCGCCT
This genomic interval from Oncorhynchus keta strain PuntledgeMale-10-30-2019 unplaced genomic scaffold, Oket_V2 Un_contig_12414_pilon_pilon, whole genome shotgun sequence contains the following:
- the LOC127917924 gene encoding inverted formin-2-like isoform X18, yielding MELHTACQVTTVPYRLPGYQGALPPARLPRCPTACQVTKVPYRLPGYQGALPPARLPRCPTACQVTKVPYRLPGYQGALPPPRLPGCPTASQVTKVPYRLPGYQGALPPARLPRCPTACQVTKVPYRLPGYQGALPPARLPRCPTASQVTKVPYRLPGYQGALPPPRLPGCPTASQVTKVPYRLPGYQGALPPPRLPGCPTASQVTKVPYRLPGYQGALPPPRLPGCPTASQVTKVPYRLPGYQGALPPPRLPRCPTASQVTKVPYRLPGYQGALPPPKVPYRLPGYQGALPPPRLPGCPTASQVTKVPYRLPGYQGANKKP
- the LOC127917924 gene encoding inverted formin-2-like isoform X15 gives rise to the protein MELHTACQVTTVPYRLPGYHGALPPARLPRCPTACQVTKVPYRLPGYQGALPPARLPRCPTACQVTKVPYRLPGYQGALPPARLPRCPTASQVTRVPYRLPGYQGALPPPRLPRCPTACQVTKVPYRLPGYQGALPPARLPRCPTASQVTKVPYRLPGYQGALPPPRLPGCPTASQVTKVPYRLPGYQGALPPPRLPGCPTASQVTKVPYRLPGYQGALPPPRLPGCPTASQVTKVPYRLPGYQGALPPPRLPRCPTASQVTKVPYRLPGYQGALPPPKVPYRLPGYQGALPPPRLPGCPTASQVTKVPYRLPGYQGANKKP
- the LOC127917924 gene encoding inverted formin-2-like isoform X45; translated protein: MELHTACQVTTVPYRLPGYHGALPPARLPRCPTACQVTKVPYRLPGYQGALPPARLPRCPTASQVTKVPYRLPGYQGALPPARLPRCPTACQVTTVPYRLPGYQGALPPPRLPRCPTACQVTKVPYRLPGYQGALPPPRLPGCPTASQVTKVPYRLPGYQGALPPARLPRCPTACQVTKVPYRLPGYQGALPPARLPRCPTASQVTKVPYRLPGYQGALPPPRLPGCPTASQVTRVPYRLPGYQGALPPPRLPRCPTASQVTKVPYRLPGYQGALPPPRLPGCPTASQVTKVPYRLPGYQGANKKP
- the LOC127917924 gene encoding inverted formin-2-like isoform X1; translated protein: MELHTACQVTTVPYRLPGYHGALPPARLPRCPTACQVTKVPYRLPGYQGALPPARLPRCPTASQVTKVPYRLPGYQGALPPARLPRCPTACQVTTVPYRLPGYQGALPPPRLPRCPTACQVTKVPYRLPGYQGALPPPRLPGCPTASQVTKVPYRLPGYQGALPPARLPRCPTACQVTKVPYRLPGYQGALPPARLPRCPTASQVTKVPYRLPGYQGALPPPRLPGCPTASQVTKVPYRLPGYQGALPPPRLPGCPTASQVTKVPYRLPGYQGALPPPRLPRCPTASQVTKVPYRLPGYQGALPPPKVPYRLPGYQGALPPPRLPGCPTASQVTKVPYRLPGYQGANKKP
- the LOC127917924 gene encoding inverted formin-2-like isoform X20, with the protein product MELHTACQVTTVPYRLPGYHGALPPARLPRCPTACQVTKVPYRLPGYQGALPPARLPRCPTACQVTKVPYRLPGYHGALPPPRLPRCPTASQVTKVPYRLPGYQGALPPPRLPRCPTASQVTKVPYRLPGYQGALPPARLPRCPTACQVTKVPYRLPGYQGALPPPRLPGCPTASQVTKVPYRLPGYQGALPPPRLPGCPTASQVTKVPYRLPGYQGALPPPRLPGCPTASQVTKVPYRLPGYQGALPPPRLPRCPTASQVTKVPYRLPGYQGALPPPKVPYRLPGYQGALPPPRLPGCPTASQVTKVPYRLPGYQGANKKP
- the LOC127917924 gene encoding inverted formin-2-like isoform X16, producing the protein MELHTACQVTTVPYRLPGYQGALPPARLPRCPTACQVTKVPYRLPGYQGALPPARLPRCPTACQVTKVPYRLPGYQGALPPPRLPGCPTASQVTKVPYRLPGYQGALPPARLPRCPTACQVTKVPYRLPGYQGALPPARLPRCPTASQVTKVPYRLPGYQGALPPPRLPGCPTASQVTKVPYRLPGYQGALPPPRLPGCPTASQVTKVPYRLPGYQGALPPPRLPGCPTASQVTKVPYRLPGYQGALPPPRLPRCPTASQVTKVPYRLPGYQGALPPPKVPYRLPGYQGALPPPRLPGCPTASQVTKVPYRLPGYQGANKKP
- the LOC127917924 gene encoding inverted formin-2-like isoform X19 yields the protein MELHTACQVTTVPYRLPGYHGALPPARLPRCPTACQVTKVPYRLPGYQGALPPARLPRCPTASQVTKVPYRLPGYQGALPPARLPRCPTACQVTTVPYRLPGYQGALPPPRLPGCPTASQVTRVPYRLPGYQGALPPARLPRCPTACQVTKVPYRLPGYQGALPPPRLPRCPTASQVTRVPYRLPGYQGALPPPRLPGCPTASQVTKVPYRLPGYQGALPPPRLPGCPTASQVTKVPYRLPGYQGALPPPRLPRCPTASQVTKVPYRLPGYQGALPPPKVPYRLPGYQGALPPPRLPGCPTASQVTKVPYRLPGYQGANKKP
- the LOC127917924 gene encoding inverted formin-2-like isoform X31, producing the protein MELHTACQVTTVPYRLPGYHGALPPARLPRCPTACQVTKVPYRLPGYQGALPPARLPRCPTASQVTKVPYRLPGYQGALPPARLPRCPTACQVTTVPYRLPGYQGALPPPRLPRCPTACQVTKVPYRLPGYQGALPPARLPRCPTACQVTKVPYRLPGYQGALPPPRLPRCPTASQVTRVPYRLPGYQGALPPPRLPGCPTASQVTKVPYRLPGYQGALPPPRLPGCPTASQVTKVPYRLPGYQGALPPPRLPRCPTASQVTKVPYRLPGYQGALPPPKVPYRLPGYQGALPPPRLPGCPTASQVTKVPYRLPGYQGANKKP
- the LOC127917924 gene encoding inverted formin-2-like isoform X34, producing MELHTACQVTTVPYRLPGYHGALPPARLPRCPTACQVTKVPYRLPGYQGALPPARLPRCPTASQVTKVPYRLPGYQGALPPARLPRCPTASQVTKVPYRLPGYQGALPPPRLPRCPTASQVTKVPYRLPGYQGALPPARLPRCPTACQVTKVPYRLPGYQGALPPPRLPGCPTASQVTKVPYRLPGYQGALPPPRLPGCPTASQVTKVPYRLPGYQGALPPPRLPGCPTASQVTKVPYRLPGYQGALPPPRLPRCPTASQVTKVPYRLPGYQGALPPPKVPYRLPGYQGALPPPRLPGCPTASQVTKVPYRLPGYQGANKKP
- the LOC127917924 gene encoding protein diaphanous homolog 1-like isoform X35, which codes for MELHTACQVTTVPYRLPGYHGALPPARLPRCPTACQVTKVPYRLPGYQGALPPARLPRCPTASQVTKVPYRLPGYQGALPPARLPRCPTACQVTKVPYRLPGYQGALPPPRLPGCPTASQVTRVPYRLPGYQGALPPPRLPRCPTACQVTKVPYRLPGYQGALPPARLPRCPTASQVTRVPYRLPGYQGALPPPRLPRCPTASQVTRVPYRLPGYQGALPPPRLPRCPTASQVTKVPYRLPGYQGALPPPRLPRCPTASQVTKVPYRLPGYQGALPPPKVPYRLPGYQGALPPPRLPGCPTASQVTKVPYRLPGYQGANKKP
- the LOC127917924 gene encoding inverted formin-2-like isoform X30 — its product is MELHTACQVTTVPYRLPGYHGALPPARLPRCPTACQVTKVPYRLPGYQGALPPARLPRCPTASQVTKVPYRLPGYQGALPPARLPRCPTASQVTKVPYRLPGYQGALPPPRLPGCPTASQVTRVPYRLPGYQGALPPARLPRCPTACQVTKVPYRLPGYQGALPPPRLPRCPTASQVTRVPYRLPGYQGALPPPRLPGCPTASQVTKVPYRLPGYQGALPPPRLPGCPTASQVTKVPYRLPGYQGALPPPRLPRCPTASQVTKVPYRLPGYQGALPPPKVPYRLPGYQGALPPPRLPGCPTASQVTKVPYRLPGYQGANKKP
- the LOC127917924 gene encoding inverted formin-2-like isoform X13, giving the protein MELHTACQVTTVPYRLPGYHGALPPARLPRCPTACQVTKVPYRLPGYQGALPPARLPRCPTASQVTKVPYRLPGYQGALPPARLPRCPTACQVTTVPYRLPGYQGALPPPRLPRCPTACQVTKVPYRLPGYQGALPPARLPRCPTACQVTKVPYRLPGYQGALPPPRLPRCPTASQVTRVPYRLPGYQGALPPPRLPGCPTASQVTKVPYRLPGYQGALPPPRLPGCPTASQVTKVPYRLPGYQGALPPPRLPRCPTASQVTKVPYRLPGYQGALPPPKVPYRLPGYQGALPPPRLPGCPTASQVTKVPYRLPGYQGANKKP
- the LOC127917924 gene encoding inverted formin-2-like isoform X23, whose protein sequence is MELHTACQVTTVPYRLPGYHGALPPARLPRCPTACQVTKVPYRLPGYQGALPPARLPRCPTASQVTKVPYRLPGYQGALPPARLPRCPTACQVTKVPYRLPGYQGALPPPRLPGCPTASQVTRVPYRLPGYQGALPPPRLPRCPTACQVTKVPYRLPGYQGALPPPRLPGCPTASQVTKVPYRLPGYQGALPPPRLPGCPTASQVTKVPYRLPGYQGALPPPRLPGCPTASQVTKVPYRLPGYQGALPPPRLPRCPTASQVTKVPYRLPGYQGALPPPKVPYRLPGYQGALPPPRLPGCPTASQVTKVPYRLPGYQGANKKP
- the LOC127917924 gene encoding inverted formin-2-like isoform X48, producing MELHTACQVTTVPYRLPGYHGALPPARLPRCPTACQVTKVPYRLPGYQGALPPARLPRCPTASQVTKVPYRLPGYQGALPPARLPRCPTACQVTTVPYRLPGYQGALPPPRLPRCPTACQVTKVPYRLPGYQGALPPPRLPGCPTASQVTKVPYRLPGYQGALPPARLPRCPTACQVTKVPYRLPGYQGALPPARLPRCPTASQVTKVPYRLPGYQGALPPPRLPGCPTASQVTKVPYRLPGYQGALPPPRLPRCPTASQVTKVPYRLPGYQGALPPPRLPGCPTASQVTKVPYRLPGYQGANKKP
- the LOC127917924 gene encoding inverted formin-2-like isoform X40; translation: MELHTACQVTTVPYRLPGYHGALPPARLPRCPTACQVTKVPYRLPGYQGALPPARLPRCPTASQVTKVPYRLPGYQGALPPARLPRCPTACQVTTVPYRLPGYQGALPPPRLPRCPTACQVTKVPYRLPGYQGALPPPRLPGCPTASQVTKVPYRLPGYQGALPPARLPRCPTASQVTRVPYRLPGYQGALPPPRLPRCPTASQVTKVPYRLPGYQGALPPPRLPRCPTASQVTKVPYRLPGYQGALPPPRLPRCPTASQVTKVPYRLPGYQGALPPPKVPYRLPGYQGALPPPRLPGCPTASQVTKVPYRLPGYQGANKKP
- the LOC127917924 gene encoding inverted formin-2-like isoform X22; its protein translation is MELHTACQVTTVPYRLPGYQGALPPARLPRCPTACQVTKVPYRLPGYQGALPPARLPRCPTACQVTKVPYRLPGYQGALPPARLPRCPTASQVTRVPYRLPGYQGALPPPRLPRCPTACQVTKVPYRLPGYQGALPPARLPRCPTASQVTKVPYRLPGYQGALPPPRLPGCPTASQVTKVPYRLPGYQGALPPPRLPGCPTASQVTKVPYRLPGYQGALPPPRLPGCPTASQVTKVPYRLPGYQGALPPPRLPRCPTASQVTKVPYRLPGYQGALPPPKVPYRLPGYQGALPPPRLPGCPTASQVTKVPYRLPGYQGANKKP
- the LOC127917924 gene encoding inverted formin-2-like isoform X2; protein product: MELHTACQVTTVPYRLPGYHGALPPARLPRCPTACQVTKVPYRLPGYQGALPPARLPRCPTASQVTKVPYRLPGYQGALPPARLPRCPTACQVTTVPYRLPGYQGALPPPRLPRCPTACQVTKVPYRLPGYQGALPPPRLPGCPTASQVTKVPYRLPGYQGALPPARLPRCPTACQVTKVPYRLPGYQGALPPARLPRCPTASQVTKVPYRLPGYQGALPPPRLPGCPTASQVTRVPYRLPGYQGALPPPRLPGCPTASQVTRVPYRLPGYQGALPPPRLPRCPTASQVTKVPYRLPGYQGALPPPRLPGCPTASQVTKVPYRLPGYQGANKKP
- the LOC127917924 gene encoding uncharacterized protein LOC127917924 isoform X36; amino-acid sequence: MELHTACQVTTVPYRLPGYHGALPPARLPRCPTACQVTKVPYRLPGYQGALPPARLPRCPTASQVTKVPYRLPGYQGALPPARLPRCPTACQVTTVPYRLPGYQGALPPPRLPRCPTACQVTKVPYRLPGYQGALPPPRLPRCPTACQVTKVPYRLPGYQGALPPARLPRCPTACQVTKVPYRLPGYQGALPPPRLPGCPTASQVTRVPYRLPGYQGALPPPRLPRCPTASQVTKVPYRLPGYQGALPPPRLPRCPTASQVTKVPYRLPGYQGALPPPKVPYRLPGYQGALPPPRLPGCPTASQVTKVPYRLPGYQGANKKP